Proteins from a single region of Longimicrobiales bacterium:
- the ftsH gene encoding ATP-dependent zinc metalloprotease FtsH: MPEEPIRPDDENRLGRLSKNSAFLMMMVLMLLLAVQFVKGTDQTVQEITFTAFRSQLNSGNIHEVTVIDRRIEGELRAPSANENGEFIEFEVTLPGDLTDGLLESLESNDVIVKAKTSQPGWGTFLIGALPWLLFIAFWIWIFRTMQGGGNKAFQFGRSKAKLLSPDTSKVTFADVAGADEAKQELEETIDFLKDPAKFSRLGGRLPKGVLLVGPPGTGKTLLARAVAGEAERPFFQMSGSDFVEMFVGVGASRVRDLFEQGKAQAPCIIFVDEIDAVGRHRGAGLGGGHDEREQTLNALLVEMDGFESNEGVILLAATNRPDVLDPALLRPGRFDRQVIVDFPDVKGREGILRVHAKKLPLSDDVELSLVARGTPGMSGADLENICNEAALLAARRDADTVTMVDFEQAKDKIMLGTERRSLVLNDEERRLTAYHEAGHAVIGLRLPGLDPVHKVSIVPRGRALGITASLPEQDRHSYRKEWMEGQLAMLFGGRVAEEMQFGPESVTTGAGNDIERATSMVRKMVTTFGMSEVIGLVAVGDAESEVFLGREIGHRRTVSEHTARLVDQEVKRKLDEAHEKARELLEKNKDLLETIAQALLDRETLDRTELEILESGGTLPPLPNLDDEPITLAEPARPNPVEQSAPSFGLPGGEGLLPGPAPGYHESDGVSDDD; this comes from the coding sequence ATGCCAGAAGAACCGATTCGCCCCGACGACGAAAACCGTCTCGGACGTCTGTCTAAGAACTCTGCGTTCTTGATGATGATGGTCCTCATGCTCCTTTTGGCCGTGCAGTTCGTCAAAGGGACAGATCAGACGGTCCAAGAGATCACGTTTACAGCGTTCCGCAGCCAGCTGAACTCTGGGAACATCCATGAGGTCACGGTCATCGACCGCCGCATCGAGGGCGAGTTACGTGCCCCGTCGGCGAACGAGAATGGTGAGTTCATAGAGTTTGAGGTGACGCTGCCCGGTGACCTGACCGATGGCCTCCTTGAGTCACTCGAGTCCAACGACGTCATTGTGAAGGCGAAAACTTCGCAGCCGGGTTGGGGCACCTTTCTGATTGGAGCTCTCCCGTGGCTCCTGTTCATCGCGTTCTGGATCTGGATCTTTCGGACCATGCAGGGTGGCGGGAACAAGGCGTTCCAGTTTGGGCGGTCCAAAGCAAAGCTTCTTTCTCCAGATACTTCGAAGGTCACCTTCGCGGACGTTGCTGGCGCTGACGAAGCCAAGCAGGAACTCGAAGAGACCATTGATTTCTTAAAGGACCCGGCCAAGTTCTCGCGCCTGGGTGGCCGTCTCCCCAAGGGTGTCCTCTTGGTGGGTCCTCCGGGAACCGGAAAGACGCTGTTGGCTCGAGCGGTTGCCGGCGAAGCCGAGCGCCCCTTCTTCCAGATGTCCGGTTCGGACTTTGTGGAGATGTTCGTCGGGGTCGGTGCATCTCGCGTTCGTGACTTATTCGAGCAGGGGAAAGCACAAGCCCCGTGCATCATCTTCGTGGATGAGATCGACGCCGTAGGGCGGCATCGCGGTGCTGGCTTGGGCGGCGGTCACGACGAGCGCGAGCAGACCTTGAATGCGTTGCTCGTCGAGATGGACGGCTTCGAGTCCAATGAGGGCGTGATCCTCCTTGCGGCGACCAACCGTCCGGACGTCTTGGACCCGGCGCTGTTGCGGCCGGGCCGGTTCGATCGTCAGGTGATCGTCGATTTCCCAGACGTGAAAGGCCGGGAAGGGATTCTTCGCGTACACGCGAAGAAGCTCCCACTGTCGGATGACGTCGAACTCTCGCTCGTCGCGCGTGGTACTCCGGGAATGAGTGGGGCGGATCTAGAGAACATCTGTAACGAAGCCGCACTTCTCGCCGCCCGCCGCGATGCGGATACGGTGACGATGGTCGATTTTGAGCAGGCCAAAGACAAGATCATGCTGGGGACCGAGCGTCGCAGTCTCGTCCTGAATGACGAGGAGCGGAGACTGACGGCGTACCACGAGGCGGGGCACGCCGTGATCGGTCTCAGACTCCCGGGACTGGATCCGGTGCATAAGGTGTCGATCGTTCCGCGTGGGAGAGCACTAGGTATCACTGCCAGCCTTCCTGAGCAGGATCGACACTCGTACCGCAAGGAATGGATGGAGGGGCAGCTCGCCATGTTGTTCGGCGGACGCGTTGCGGAAGAGATGCAGTTCGGCCCGGAGAGTGTCACCACCGGTGCTGGAAACGACATCGAGCGCGCCACGAGCATGGTGCGCAAGATGGTGACCACGTTTGGCATGAGCGAGGTCATCGGACTCGTCGCGGTCGGGGACGCTGAGTCGGAGGTGTTCCTGGGTCGCGAGATCGGTCATCGCCGGACCGTGTCGGAACACACGGCACGGTTGGTTGACCAGGAAGTGAAGCGCAAGTTGGACGAAGCTCACGAGAAGGCCCGTGAGCTCCTAGAGAAAAACAAAGACCTCCTAGAGACCATTGCCCAGGCGCTCCTCGATCGCGAGACGCTGGATCGCACGGAACTGGAGATCCTGGAAAGCGGAGGCACGCTTCCTCCACTTCCGAATCTCGATGACGAGCCGATCACCCTGGCTGAGCCCGCGCGACCTAACCCGGTAGAGCAGTCGGCCCCCTCGTTTGGGCTGCCCGGCGGCGAGGGACTCCTGCCGGGACCGGCTCCTGGGTATCATGAATCCGATGGGGTGTCTGACGACGACTGA
- the hpt gene encoding hypoxanthine phosphoribosyltransferase encodes MPTLTEDTQLGGQKLSRIVFSAEEIASRVTELGQEISETYSASDRLLVLGLLKGSVLFMSDLVRAIHLPLHVDFMVASSYGREKVSSGDVRLLYDARASLKGRAVVLVEDIMDSGATLSRLLPRLEARGPKSLEVCTLLHKRIATLEPPARWVGFDAPNEFLVGYGLDYAEDFRHLPYIASL; translated from the coding sequence ATGCCAACGCTGACTGAGGACACCCAGCTCGGGGGGCAAAAGCTCTCGAGAATCGTGTTTTCCGCCGAAGAGATCGCATCTAGGGTTACCGAATTGGGTCAAGAAATCAGCGAGACTTATTCGGCCTCCGATCGGCTCTTGGTACTCGGCCTACTGAAGGGGTCGGTCCTGTTCATGTCTGATCTGGTCCGGGCGATTCACCTCCCGCTCCACGTCGACTTCATGGTGGCGTCGAGCTACGGTCGTGAGAAAGTGTCGAGTGGTGACGTGAGGCTGCTCTACGACGCCCGAGCCTCACTGAAGGGGCGAGCGGTGGTGCTCGTAGAAGACATCATGGACAGTGGGGCAACGCTTAGCCGGCTGCTCCCGAGGCTGGAAGCGAGGGGGCCGAAGAGCCTCGAAGTTTGTACGTTATTGCATAAGCGCATCGCGACATTGGAACCGCCGGCCCGCTGGGTCGGATTCGATGCACCCAATGAGTTCTTGGTGGGGTACGGACTCGACTACGCGGAAGACTTTCGTCATTTGCCATATATCGCGAGCCTGTAA
- the tilS gene encoding tRNA lysidine(34) synthetase TilS: protein MTDARGALGPRFSEVLGRDAGLLGSKPIVAAVSGGMDSVVLLHLLRSGLRNSGIALHVVHVDHGLRLGSEADARWVSGLCRAWGLPLHQTQVAVVGGSEEAARNARYTAIEKVRRAVGASWVALGHHADDQAETVLHRIVRGTGIEGLAAMAQFREPGIWRPLLSFSRDELEAYATENGLAWRTDPTNTDLSFARNAIRHVVIPALESGVSSGARRALVHLASLSGEESEAWVAAMPILLAQVGIEREDGKVSLSIRALQNFAPPLRAKVLRSLARGLGVSLDRVGTRVATEFTSSGLSGQEVSVTGGLRVRRELDRLVVALGSEREEDIPLVISNQSSGSGTVRLSGQTLRVDWGVGEDDAGAGTRITVRDPRFPLTLRARQDGDRIQLAYGSKKLKKLFLEARIPEPKRRAVPVLVDADGRVLWIVGLAESALPASNEAAASLEIGIIDANAD from the coding sequence ATGACCGACGCCCGAGGTGCACTCGGCCCTCGTTTCTCCGAGGTGCTAGGCCGTGACGCGGGACTCTTGGGCTCGAAGCCGATTGTGGCGGCGGTCTCCGGCGGAATGGACTCGGTGGTGCTCCTGCACCTTCTCCGGTCTGGTCTGCGTAATTCCGGGATCGCGCTGCACGTCGTCCATGTTGACCACGGATTGAGACTTGGCTCCGAGGCGGACGCTCGGTGGGTGTCAGGGCTCTGTCGCGCTTGGGGACTCCCTCTACATCAAACGCAGGTCGCCGTCGTGGGAGGGTCCGAGGAGGCCGCGAGAAACGCACGATATACCGCGATCGAGAAAGTGAGGCGGGCCGTTGGTGCGTCTTGGGTTGCACTGGGCCATCATGCTGACGACCAAGCCGAGACCGTGCTTCACCGAATCGTCCGTGGAACCGGTATTGAAGGGTTGGCTGCGATGGCGCAGTTCCGGGAGCCGGGGATCTGGCGGCCGCTCCTCTCCTTCTCGCGTGACGAATTGGAGGCCTATGCCACGGAGAACGGACTGGCGTGGCGGACGGACCCGACCAACACAGATCTCTCGTTCGCGCGGAACGCGATTCGCCATGTCGTGATCCCCGCGCTCGAGTCTGGTGTTTCGAGCGGTGCGCGGCGAGCATTGGTGCACCTCGCGTCGCTTTCAGGAGAAGAAAGTGAGGCGTGGGTCGCGGCGATGCCGATCCTTCTCGCTCAGGTGGGAATCGAGCGGGAAGACGGCAAAGTGTCCCTGTCGATTCGAGCGCTTCAGAACTTCGCGCCCCCGCTCCGTGCGAAGGTCCTCCGGTCTCTCGCACGTGGCCTTGGCGTCTCCCTGGATCGGGTCGGAACTCGGGTGGCCACCGAGTTCACTAGCTCCGGCCTGAGCGGCCAAGAGGTGAGCGTCACAGGTGGCCTGCGGGTACGCCGGGAGTTGGATCGGTTGGTGGTGGCCCTGGGATCGGAGCGAGAAGAGGACATCCCGCTTGTGATCTCGAACCAGAGCTCGGGCTCCGGAACGGTTCGGTTGAGCGGCCAGACACTGAGGGTCGATTGGGGGGTGGGGGAGGACGACGCGGGGGCCGGCACACGCATCACCGTTCGGGATCCGCGCTTTCCGCTCACCCTGCGTGCTCGACAAGATGGCGACCGTATCCAATTAGCATACGGTTCTAAGAAGCTGAAGAAGTTATTTCTGGAGGCGCGGATTCCTGAACCCAAAAGGAGGGCTGTCCCCGTATTGGTTGACGCGGACGGCCGTGTGCTCTGGATCGTCGGCCTAGCCGAATCGGCATTACCTGCCTCGAATGAGGCCGCTGCGTCATTAGAGATCGGAATCATCGATGCCAACGCTGACTGA
- a CDS encoding glycerophosphodiester phosphodiesterase yields the protein MLVAHRGGSKLAPENTMVAFQRAIDWWAADMLELDVRLTKDGQVVVIHDADVARTTDGQGLVADFTLDELQALDAGFHFRSPGGDRSFAGTGVVVPTLGEVLAAFPGTRINVEAKEPQVARPMVDVIREHDAESRTLLAAEFERSRASVRDYAGPWGASRHHILSFWISHRLPGGGPYTPSADIFQVPEAWQGLRIVSPRFIWAAQARNIPVHVWTVDDTDDMKRLVEWGVDGIQSDRPDLLAKVLTETVGRTAAPGSVPA from the coding sequence ATGCTGGTAGCCCATCGGGGGGGTTCGAAACTGGCGCCCGAGAACACCATGGTTGCGTTCCAGCGGGCGATCGACTGGTGGGCGGCGGACATGCTCGAACTTGACGTGCGACTCACGAAGGACGGCCAGGTAGTGGTCATCCACGATGCCGATGTGGCTCGAACGACAGACGGCCAGGGGCTCGTCGCGGACTTCACCTTGGACGAACTCCAAGCTCTCGACGCGGGATTCCACTTTCGGTCTCCTGGTGGTGACCGATCGTTTGCGGGCACGGGTGTTGTCGTGCCTACGCTCGGTGAGGTGCTTGCTGCCTTCCCTGGGACACGCATAAACGTGGAAGCGAAAGAGCCCCAGGTCGCACGCCCCATGGTCGACGTCATTCGCGAACACGACGCGGAGAGTCGGACGCTGTTGGCGGCTGAATTCGAGCGGTCTCGGGCCAGCGTGCGTGATTATGCCGGACCGTGGGGCGCGAGCAGGCATCATATCTTGAGCTTCTGGATCTCCCATCGCCTTCCGGGTGGGGGGCCGTACACACCGAGCGCCGACATTTTTCAGGTCCCCGAGGCTTGGCAGGGCCTGCGCATCGTTTCGCCGCGTTTCATTTGGGCGGCCCAGGCCCGGAACATTCCGGTGCATGTTTGGACCGTAGACGACACTGACGACATGAAGCGACTCGTTGAGTGGGGCGTCGACGGTATTCAGAGCGATCGCCCGGACCTGTTAGCCAAGGTGCTGACAGAGACCGTCGGGCGCACCGCGGCACCAGGTTCCGTGCCGGCATGA